CCTGTATGCGCCATTGGAGCGCCATCAGGTTTCCGACGATATCTTCCGCCGCTGTACCATCTGAAACCGTCAATTCTAGGGTTCTCGTGCTCGGTGGAACCGGTAGAGTCGGTGGTTCTACCGCCATCGCTCTCTCTAAGCTCTCACCCGACATCCGTATCGTCATTGCTGGTCGCAACAGGTTCTACTTTCCTTTCCAAATTAAGTTATCTTAATAGTTACTCGTAGTAATTACTAATTATCCGTCTTCGATATAGTACAAAACATAAAGTATTGAGATGTTAAAATTTGGTGCATTTtaatagaaatagaaaaaaaatattgaatattaGCTATATGTTTTGTGATATATATTTCAGGAAGTTACTAGTGTGAACTGCTGACATAAACGTTTGGACGAAATTTGTTTGTTTACTGTTTTACTTGTAAGTTATATCTGGAATATAATATAACACCACGTTACAGGGAAAAAGGTGCTAGTATGGTGGATACAATTGGGAAGAACGCAGAGTTTGCCGAATtcgatataaatgacgataaatcacTCGAGTCTGCTTTGGGTGGTGTGTTAGCTCTttcaaaaatttatgaaaagttCGCATTGTGTCTACTACCTGATATTAATCGTTTAAATCATTGGAATAATATTCTATCAGTTTAAAACTTTGTCATATGCAAAATCTACCACTGCAGATGTCGATCTTGTAGTACATGCTGCAGGCCCATTCCAACAAACAGATAATTGCAGAGTTCTGGAAGCTGCTGTACGGGCCAAGGTGAGAACAAGGTAAAACTAACTCTAAGATTTCTCAAAGTTCAAAAATACGTGCAGGACAATTTGTTTTAATTAGCTTCACTTTGTCACTAATCTTCGTCTGGTGTCAGACAGCCTATCTCGACGTGTGTGATGATACAAATTACGCACTGCGTGCAAAATCATTAATGAAGGAAGCATTGGCTGCAAAAGTCCCAGCAATAACTACTGGCGGAATCTATCCAGGAGTGAGCAACGGTACAAACTTATGATTTTTCCTTGTAAAATTTGTATACACTACAAATTAACATAATCATAACCTGTTGATCCTGATAGTGATGGCAGCAGAACTAGTACGTGTCGCAAAAGGTGAAAATAAGGGTGAGCCTGAACGATTAAGGTATTACACATTTTGTAAATGTTTCCTGTTATGTTTTTGATTTCACATTTACTGTCTAAGAAAAAATAGTAACAGGTGCATATATTGCTGTACAACTCCAATATAAACCAATAACAGCTATTATATAATGGCATGCTTGTTTCAGATTCTACTACTACACAGCAGGAACTGGTGGTGCTGGCCCAACAATATTAGCCACTAGCTTTTTACTTTTAGGAGAGGAGGTTATTGCGTATAATAAAGGTCTGCTTCATAGGGAACTTAGAGTTTTACTTGTTATAACTCATATGCTTTTTCTCAATTATAATCGTTCATATTTCATGATGCTTACCGGTaagcaattattattattataggagaaAAAATCAAATTAAGGCCATACAGTGGAATGGTCAACATTGACTTCGGAAAAGGAATTGGAAAGAAAGATGTTTATCTCTTGTAAGTTTTAGATTTCAGCCTTTGTATTCATCAGCAAAACTGCCATGCAGATAACTGTGTTTGGAATATAAAATCTCTTAGACTTTATACTTAACGTAAAAATGAACCCATGAACCACATAACATGGaaatttgactttgactttgacttttatcTTACTCATGAACGATTTCCTGTTTCCAGGAATTTGCCAGAGGTGACTAGCACCCATCAGATCCTAAAAGTTCCAACTGTCAGTGCTCGATTTGGAACTGCACCGTTTTTCTGGAACTGGGCAATGGACGCAATGACACGTTTTGTTCCTTCTGTAAGATGTGCATGTGAAGATCACCATCCATTTTTATACATTCATGACAAACTGGGCAGGTCGGGCTAGTTGGGTAACGGGTTCGGGTTCGGTCAATACTCAATACATGTACTTCTGTTTCTACAGGCCCAAATGGGTACAGGGGCTGGTTAACATCCCAAATTATACAACTTAAAAACTTCAGTTAGACTTCACTTAAAAACGCTCCCACACTTATCTTATATGTTTCTTTGCAATATTATAGGAGATCCTAAGAGACAGAAGCAAAGTACAAGAGATGGTTCGGTTATTTGATCCAGTAGTTCGCGTGATAGATGGCTATGCTGGAGAGCGCGTCTCATTGAGAGTAACTCACTTTTTTTCTCTCAACAAAATCATGTTGTTTTATAAGATGTTAACAACCTCGGTTTACTATAACTTTATATTTCTTTTTTCATTTGAGTAGGTTGATTTGGAGTGTTCAGGCGGAAAGCATACAGTTGGTGTTTTCAGCCATAAAAGACTCTCTGTGTAAGTCATATAGGACTTCTTGTGGAATAATTGATGGCCTGTtaaattatattgtattgtacTAAGTATGGAAATAGAAACTATATTGTTAAGAGTTATATCAAATTATTAGGTTCATATATATAAACATTCTAGGACGTTGTAAGAATTTGAGTACATATCAGTGAAATGCAAGTAGAATTGACATGTTACCGTATAATGGCTTGAAATTGCCTCCTCTGTTACATGAGGGAAAAATTGATGGCCGTTAGCGACAGGGACCCCCACGAAACTAGTGCAAAGTACGGTGACCCCTGTGTAAAAAAAAGTTTAGGGAAGCCGCATGAAATATGGGGTAAACCACAGGGACTCCCCATGTAAATTTTTTTCCTTCCAGATTTGTATTATACATGCTTAAATGTTTTGCAGATCAGTTGGTTATTCAACAGCTGCATTCGCTCTTGCTGTTCTTGAGGGCAGCACACAACCAGGCGTATGGTTTCCAGAAGAGGTATACATTATGACAGGATTGACAGCATGACAGGAACATCAACTAGTTCTTACACTTGTTATGTTTATTATGCACTTACGCGTTTCCAATTTATTTGTATAGCCTGAAGGGATAGCGATTGAGGCGCGTGAACTTCTACTTGAACGAGCTGTGCAAGGAACAATTAATTTCGCAATGCACAAGTACTAATCTTCCTTCCCTTTGTAATGCACGAGCTGAAAGTTTTAAACTAATCTGCGAAGTGTAAATATTGaaataatagaaaaataaaaaGATATGTTCTGCAAAAGGTAAAGATATTAGTCTTTCATTAATGTTTTATTATCTCTGCAGGTCTCCATGGATGGTGGAAACAAATCCTAAGGAGCTTGGACTTGGAATATATGTGTAATAAATATCTCAACATATTTCTCCATACACCCGTTTCATCTTATTACAGAAAACAAGACAATTGAATATGTGAAAAGTTTAGATTTGATTGTACAAAACGGAACGATGCTATTCTTTCATTACACAAGAAACCTACACGTCAACAAATTCGTTGGTAACAGCTAACTTATAGTGCATGTTGAGTTGATCCGAAAACACTTCTGCTAGATTTTTTTAATTTTTGGAAcaacaaaaacacacacacacacactttttTGCACAATGGAACTCGAACTCACAAGGTTGACGAGTTCCTTTGATACTGCTAGGCCATGCCATTTATTACTTGTGCTAGATTTAATCAAAAATACATTTCAGCCTTTTGAGCAACTATTGATCCATTAGACATAAAGCACACGCTTACTTGACCCATTTATAAGAAgggaaattgttcaaaatacatttttttttttagacttcaaacaaaatacactttttttttttaaaaaaaattgtctttttacaccattcggtagacgagattccgtctaccacctttatctgtcgtctactaccatttttacaaagtattcgacggtgagataaaggtggtagacagaattcccgtctactgccagggttagtagacagcgagaacaaaacagtagacagacatttacaaagtagtcgaccgtctactgccttgttgttgctgtctactgccttgttagtgtctacaaggcagtagacagcaacaacaaggcagtagacagcaacaacaaggcagtagacggtcgactactttgtaaattctgtctaccacctttatctcaccgtcgactactttgtaaaaatggtagtagacgacagataaaggtggtactgccttgttgttgctgtctactgccttgttgttgctgtctactgccttgtagacactaacaaggcagtagacagcaacaacaaggcagtagacagcaacaacaaggcagtagacggtcgactactttgtaaatgtctgtctactgctttgttctcgctgtctactaacccagccagtagacgggaattcgtctaccacctttatctcaccgtcgactactttgtaaaaatggtagtagacgacagataaaggtggtagacggaatcccgtctaccgaatggtgtaaaaagacaattttttttttaaaaaaaaagtgtattttgtttgaagcctaaaaaaaaagtgtattttgatcaATTTCCCTTATAAGAAAATACATTTTGGACACTTTTTGCGTGTTCGACCCATTTCGTTTGTAACTAATAATATCGATTTTACTTATTTGACCATTTAGAGATTAAAGATAGACATATTCATAAGTAATTAGTCAATTTACCACCTCAACTCTATCAATAGTTCAAAAGTTCTGTCCAACCTTGTAAGGGTGATGTCTGAGTGCAGCTTTACTATTTCAATATCCGACTCTATCAGCTGATTTAACTCCACTGAAAAGTTCAAAAAAATATATCATTACTTGATTAAGAACAATACTCTATAACATACATAATGTTGTTAGAAATGTTGAAAATAATTTACACTATGAGGTACATATGTTGAAAACTGGGATCCCGTTTCTTGATTGTTCTTCGACATTCGAAAGCTGTAGTTGAGTTTTCTTTAGCTTATTCATAATGCTTAATTCATCCGATACAACAGACACATCACTCTTTTCCTCCACTTATGTTGTTAGAGTAGAGACTAGTCTCTGTAGATCTTTTGATGCCTGTACATGGTCTCTAATCATCTCATACAAAATGGCTCGTCTAGATATTTCCCGCATTAGTGTCGTATTATCgtatcatagtcttttaccacctATACTGCAAAGAGATAAAGAGAAAATGGCCTTTTCTGAAGACAAATTTAATTGTGCCGGTGGCCTGCTCTCACTtaacgagaggtcaggagttcgactctcgTGGGGTGCAAAATTGCACACAAGGTTGAccctttacccttgaattccacccaaggtGCCTTctgcacatcgcgttgcgggggcagtggggaggaggggttttaccgcccatgccctcggattgggccgAGTTTCCTCATGGACAACAGTTGGGGGGTGGATTATGCAACTGTAagagatgaacgcgtgagtggttaagtccccctgagtgatcccttaaaaaaaaaaaagagagagctgACAAAATGAGTGCAGTATGCTACTAATGTATCACATTACATGTTTATGAGACGGTCAATATGTCCCTCCGACATAGTtcgattaaatgaaatttatatgaatgtaCTGAGTTTTAAACATATTTtcatatagtatataatataaatataattatatcaaATATAATGGAAACAAAAATACTTAAATTTAAGGTTAAAAAATAAAGCTTTTAAAAATTGAAAATAACATTTATTCTGAGGTAGGACTATTACTAAATAATGTGACaacttttttcttcttttttttttattggCAAAAAACTGAATTAAATAGAAAATGAATTTTCACGAAAAAGTGAAATAATGTgactactagtgaaatgacccgtgaaatcacgtgtttgtttaaatgaaacagtttaatgatatgttttaggtattaagtgaatataaatactaaagtcatttagtttgatgacccgtggaaccaggaattccgactaagaaacttgtcgttgtttatacaaacatattgatatacctaGCTTGGTCAGAATAAATAAACTACATTTATTTTTCCATCACCCTCTTccgattttcatcacaattacaatTTTCCTTATCATAAAAGTCTACATTACAatcttttattgagacatgtatttcgcatatatatgtaacgtaattaatcccgtaaagagaactcatattcgaatagtaataatataataataataataataataataataataataataataataataaagtttgctttaaaattgagtatatatatttttaataataattattagtaataacaaaatgCTTCTTGAAtcttttataaaattaaaatacaattattatatgaaggttgtataatatgcttcaaagtttgtacatgtattcatggagtgttttgtaaaagattgtacaatttgttttaaagtttatacGTATGGTCATGAtgtgttttatcataaagttgtacataatgcttcaaatattgtacatatggtcatagaggtgttttaccataaggttgtatataatgcttcaaatattgtacataataTCATGTTTTATCAGAAAGTTGTACAAAATGCTTCATATAATTATACAAtcaaaatgttaatatttttattaaatacaaatatttattttaatgacatcatcatgagatgcttagaatttttctttttatttttgaatttttttgtaAGCTTGAATGATCCTTATATATGACATCATCATTTAAAGATTTTCTATGatactatagatagatagattattcCATCACTAACAGTCTAACAGGCATTTCATAATTTTACAAAGAGTAAATTACaccaatggtccctgtggtttgttgtAATTTACGTCGCTCGTTCCTATCTCTTAAAAATTACATGGTTCATCCCTATGGTTTTAAATATCAACGGCGCTGGTCCCTATGGTTTGTTGCAAATTATGTCGCTCGTCCCTATCTCTTTAAAATTATATGGTTCGTCCCTATGGTTTTAAATATCAACGGCGCTGGTCCAtgtggattaatattattattattattgttatactattattattattattattattattattattattattattattattattattattattattattattattattattattattattattattatttatgattattgttattgttattattacataaCTAATTGCAATCACTACCCCATAATTTAACTATCCATTTAAAATATTTAGACTAATAGTGCAATAACCAAAAATTTACAATTGATTTACCAAAACTAACCATACTTAGGATTACATTAACGTGTAAAGATATATACTAAAATACTGAGtatataataaatagataaatgatAGAACCGTAAATAATagattaatatattaaaatacatccgTTGATCAGAAACGAGAATTATGTATCTATGTTGCAAGATTGTgaattaaaaaaaatagaaaatttcAAATTAATTGAAAATAAGAGATGCAATTAGAattatgtaataataacaataataataattaataataataataataataataataataataataataataataataataataataataataataataataataataataataataataacaaaattaatcCACAGGGACCAACGTCGTTGATATTTAATACCACGTGGATGAACCATGTAATTTTAAAAAGATTGGGATGAGCGACGTAATTTACAATAAACCACAGGGACCAGTGCCGTTGACATTTAAAACTACAGGGACGAACCATGTAATTTTTAAGAGATAGGGACGAGCTACGTAATTTACAATAAACCACAGGGGCCATTGGTGTAATTTACTCTTTTACAAAACAAATGTAATCAAACCTAAGTAGCGGCAAGCACGATAGCTTACTCATCACTTACTGGCCTAATATCGGTAATCCGATAGTCATTTTATATGGGCATAAAATGGGGAACCCATCATTGGGCCTGGGATATAAATTGAGAGATATTCTAGGGCTAACTAGAGATTTGAGGCTTCGATACTGCTCCAAATGGACTTCCTCTCTAAAAGTAACTAGCACAATACACATTTGGAGTTGATTTTGAGTTTATTAAACAGCGTTTGCTTTTTACTTTGCAAACCTTATTAGAGCGCTCGTATCGGTTGGTTTTCAGCTCCGCCCTTGAGCCCGTCGTTGGAGGGCACCGATACTAGCAAGGCCGCCGTTGGCCGCCCTCCAACCACCCGCCCTCCAATTTGCTTACCTATGACAATTCAATTCACGGGCAACGGATACAAAATTCAATTATTTTTAACGGCtatatcatataaatattatttattttattttctttttatttctaattctatatatatacattCTCACAACTCCACAACAAATACACAATCCACATTA
The window above is part of the Rutidosis leptorrhynchoides isolate AG116_Rl617_1_P2 chromosome 1, CSIRO_AGI_Rlap_v1, whole genome shotgun sequence genome. Proteins encoded here:
- the LOC139864679 gene encoding uncharacterized protein, producing the protein MACACMRHWSAIRFPTISSAAVPSETVNSRVLVLGGTGRVGGSTAIALSKLSPDIRIVIAGRNREKGASMVDTIGKNAEFAEFDINDDKSLESALGDVDLVVHAAGPFQQTDNCRVLEAAVRAKTAYLDVCDDTNYALRAKSLMKEALAAKVPAITTGGIYPGVSNVMAAELVRVAKGENKGEPERLRFYYYTAGTGGAGPTILATSFLLLGEEVIAYNKGEKIKLRPYSGMVNIDFGKGIGKKDVYLLNLPEVTSTHQILKVPTVSARFGTAPFFWNWAMDAMTRFVPSEILRDRSKVQEMVRLFDPVVRVIDGYAGERVSLRVDLECSGGKHTVGVFSHKRLSVSVGYSTAAFALAVLEGSTQPGVWFPEEPEGIAIEARELLLERAVQGTINFAMHKSPWMVETNPKELGLGIYV